Proteins from a single region of Leptospira yasudae:
- a CDS encoding alpha-E domain-containing protein: protein MLSRVAESVYWMNRYMERAENYSRFIDVNFQLSLDLNEDVNRQWMPLVYTTGDNELFQKKFSDASKENVIHFMTFDTENPNSILNCLIRCRENARTIRENISTPMWEVINEFYLNFKAKRHFTDTDLTALSEFFKSIRNQCLLFYGCQEATISQDEVWYFAQLGRYLERADKTARILDMKYFILLPSHDVGSNLDLLQWLSLLKSTSAHEMFNRIYQKITPKNIAEFLILDRQFPRAVRFSLRKIFESLKLLSGTDPDEYSCEAEKRVGVLLSELSYTSVDEIFSSGMHEYLDKLQLQINGIHDRIDERYFRF from the coding sequence ATGCTGAGCAGAGTGGCTGAGTCCGTGTACTGGATGAATCGGTATATGGAGAGGGCGGAGAATTATTCCCGGTTCATCGACGTAAATTTTCAATTATCCCTGGATTTGAACGAGGACGTAAACCGCCAATGGATGCCTCTCGTTTATACGACCGGCGATAACGAATTGTTTCAGAAAAAGTTTTCGGACGCTTCGAAGGAGAACGTGATTCACTTTATGACGTTCGATACGGAGAATCCGAATTCGATTCTGAATTGTCTGATCCGCTGCCGGGAAAACGCGCGCACCATCCGTGAGAATATCTCCACTCCTATGTGGGAAGTGATCAACGAATTCTATCTAAACTTCAAAGCGAAACGGCATTTCACCGATACGGATCTGACCGCGCTGAGCGAGTTCTTTAAGTCGATCCGAAATCAATGTCTTCTGTTTTACGGATGTCAAGAGGCGACGATTTCCCAGGACGAGGTTTGGTATTTCGCGCAGCTCGGACGTTATCTGGAAAGAGCGGATAAAACCGCGAGAATTCTCGACATGAAATATTTCATCCTTCTTCCTTCGCACGACGTTGGTTCGAATTTGGATTTGCTCCAATGGTTGTCCCTTTTGAAATCCACGAGCGCGCACGAGATGTTCAACCGGATCTACCAAAAGATCACTCCGAAGAACATCGCGGAGTTTCTGATTCTAGATAGACAATTTCCGAGGGCGGTTCGTTTTTCTCTTCGTAAAATATTCGAAAGTTTGAAACTACTCAGCGGAACCGATCCGGACGAATATTCCTGCGAAGCGGAAAAACGAGTGGGGGTTTTGTTATCCGAACTCAGTTACACGTCCGTGGACGAGATTTTCAGTTCGGGAATGCACGAATATCTGGACAAACTTCAGCTTCAGATCAACGGGATTCACGATCGGATCGACGAACGTTATTTTCGATTTTAG